In Chthoniobacterales bacterium, a single genomic region encodes these proteins:
- a CDS encoding Ig-like domain-containing protein has translation MNIPRLLAPLLALAPTTLPAAPETVSIPLYHVLEDGGGHRLGIYAALGGSPVAKLYEVDTGSTGFYGARAEWWPNARVIGPGPNPQSYGSGVSYEYDIVETTVDFGHGAKTDGVRAGRITRASGPGLTPKKWNHLVKQDIPPLHGAFFGNMGSGLEHKNGMFAIIPQLPGNLSTGFIIETRGLVRQGQVNRPVRQGQILVGLTDEIRRRFEIQIPMRRLTTTNGAPVFFPSGYQTREQYLLDVTVTLSRPGSADFSTPMYGLLDSGASTPNYRTTRKTPLPKEFADGDHLKADTQLAAFAAGHGDWNWTFDPVFTPPFRSIAIESKGQPNTNLGNSAFFEYDVMYDLQRGILGLHRIPGRPRITINDPANPTTTASRIRIAGAASSPTGIQSVRYRINKSPHWRRTSGTAIWQFTARLKPGINHIRIAATNRVGQIARRSLTVTRE, from the coding sequence ATGAACATTCCTCGCCTGCTCGCTCCGCTCCTCGCGCTCGCGCCAACGACTCTTCCCGCGGCGCCGGAGACCGTGAGCATCCCGCTGTATCACGTCCTCGAGGACGGCGGCGGCCATCGGCTCGGCATTTACGCGGCCCTGGGCGGCTCGCCCGTCGCGAAGCTCTACGAAGTCGACACCGGCTCGACGGGATTCTACGGAGCGCGGGCGGAATGGTGGCCCAACGCCAGGGTCATCGGCCCCGGCCCGAACCCGCAATCCTACGGCAGCGGCGTCTCCTACGAATACGACATCGTCGAGACCACGGTGGACTTCGGCCACGGCGCAAAAACCGACGGCGTGCGCGCCGGACGCATCACCCGGGCCTCGGGTCCCGGGCTCACTCCGAAAAAGTGGAACCATCTCGTCAAACAGGACATCCCGCCCCTCCACGGCGCCTTTTTCGGGAACATGGGTTCCGGCCTGGAGCACAAGAACGGCATGTTCGCGATCATCCCGCAGCTGCCGGGCAATCTCTCCACCGGCTTCATCATCGAGACCCGCGGCCTCGTGCGCCAGGGCCAGGTCAATCGGCCCGTTCGCCAGGGCCAGATTCTCGTCGGCCTCACGGACGAAATCCGGCGGCGGTTCGAGATTCAGATTCCCATGCGAAGGCTCACCACCACGAACGGCGCGCCGGTTTTCTTCCCCAGCGGCTACCAGACGCGCGAGCAGTATCTCCTCGACGTGACCGTCACGCTTTCCCGCCCCGGCTCGGCCGATTTCTCGACGCCCATGTATGGCCTGCTGGACAGCGGCGCCTCCACCCCCAATTACCGCACGACTCGCAAGACCCCGCTACCGAAGGAATTCGCCGACGGCGACCATCTGAAGGCGGACACCCAGCTCGCCGCCTTCGCCGCCGGGCACGGCGACTGGAACTGGACCTTCGATCCCGTATTCACGCCGCCATTCCGCAGCATCGCGATCGAGTCGAAGGGCCAGCCGAATACCAACCTCGGGAACTCCGCCTTCTTCGAATACGACGTCATGTATGATCTCCAGCGCGGCATCCTCGGCCTGCACCGCATCCCCGGCCGCCCGCGCATCACGATCAACGACCCCGCCAACCCCACCACCACCGCCTCGCGGATCCGCATCGCCGGCGCCGCCTCGAGCCCGACCGGCATCCAGTCCGTGCGCTACCGCATCAACAAAAGTCCGCACTGGCGCCGCACCTCGGGCACCGCGATTTGGCAATTCACCGCCCGCCTGAAACCCGGCATCAACCATATCCGCATCGCCGCCACCAATCGCGTCGGTCAGATCGCCAGACGCAGCCTCACGGTCACGCGGGAGTAG
- the secD gene encoding protein translocase subunit SecD: MSPALVFGFGLLILVLFGWYFATDLASRKRWLGLVLTVLLVAFCVEEVTPLDKKIRLGLDLRGGSSFLIKLVREPGAEPINKDLLERAVEVIRTRVDKLGVSEPDIAPQGEDRISVQIAGLSDEAMQQAKAQLQRVAKLEFSIVYPGSAGVIEQVKAGQAILPPGYVIKTTKHEGTNGKTTTEELLIGRKADLGGDHVKKAFAYFDQQGWGVSLEFDAEGAKLFDALAANNVGNRLAIVLDGDVISAPTLQTANFHGKAQITGNFSEEEARDLASALENPLRVPVQIEEVRSVSPTLGADSINSGVLSGVGGLVLVCIAVLVYYRLPGIVALVGLAVNLVLLLGMMAMFGFVLTLPGIAGIILSIGMAVDANVLIYERLREEQAAGKSLAAALNGAYEKAFSAIFDANLTTLITSVILFIQATGSVKGFAVTLTLGIIASMFSALLVTRTIFRWWVEKGGLKKITMLDLIPKKSFDFIGKRRLAISISAIFIVGSFVVFGIRGANNFGIDFRGGDLLSVTSKAPVSIQDARVVTDQLGLGEAVVIQMERQGTANLLTFRSPEGTGEKILARLKADYPDRGIASAGQDTVGARIGMEFAKRAGWALALGMLGILVYVTMRFEFSFALGAIVAVLHDVIITIGVFSLIGGELSLVMVGAILTIAGYSINDTIVVFDRIRERLADGAGGSISQLMNTAINETLGRTILTGGTTLLSVGALWIFGGAVLRDFAFAIFAGIVIGTYSSVFVAAPIVLWWSRFRGKSIRREVLDSEAARQVRNAA, from the coding sequence ATGTCTCCCGCACTCGTCTTTGGCTTCGGCCTTCTGATTCTCGTTCTCTTCGGCTGGTATTTTGCCACCGACCTCGCGAGCCGCAAGCGCTGGCTCGGCCTCGTTCTCACGGTGTTGCTCGTGGCGTTCTGCGTCGAGGAAGTCACCCCGCTCGACAAGAAGATCCGCCTCGGTCTCGACCTGCGTGGCGGCTCCTCGTTCCTCATCAAGCTTGTTCGTGAGCCCGGCGCCGAGCCCATCAACAAGGACCTGCTCGAGCGCGCCGTGGAGGTCATCCGCACCCGCGTCGACAAGCTCGGCGTGAGCGAGCCGGACATCGCTCCGCAGGGTGAGGACCGCATCTCCGTCCAGATTGCCGGCCTCAGCGACGAGGCCATGCAGCAGGCGAAGGCCCAGCTCCAGCGCGTCGCCAAGCTCGAATTTTCGATCGTCTATCCCGGGAGCGCGGGCGTGATCGAGCAGGTGAAGGCCGGCCAGGCCATCCTGCCGCCCGGCTACGTCATCAAGACGACGAAGCACGAAGGCACCAACGGCAAGACAACCACCGAGGAACTGCTCATCGGTCGCAAGGCCGATCTCGGCGGCGACCACGTGAAGAAGGCCTTCGCCTATTTCGACCAGCAGGGCTGGGGCGTCAGCCTCGAATTCGACGCCGAGGGCGCGAAGCTCTTCGACGCCCTCGCGGCGAACAACGTCGGTAACCGGCTCGCCATTGTTCTCGACGGCGACGTCATCTCCGCGCCGACGCTGCAGACGGCAAACTTCCACGGCAAGGCCCAGATCACCGGCAACTTCAGCGAAGAGGAGGCCCGCGATCTCGCGAGCGCCCTGGAGAATCCTCTCCGCGTCCCCGTGCAGATCGAGGAAGTCCGCAGCGTCTCGCCCACGCTCGGCGCCGATTCCATCAACAGTGGCGTGCTTTCCGGCGTCGGCGGCCTCGTGCTCGTCTGCATCGCCGTCCTCGTCTACTACCGCCTGCCCGGCATCGTTGCTCTCGTCGGCCTCGCGGTGAATCTCGTCCTCCTGCTGGGCATGATGGCCATGTTCGGCTTCGTGCTCACCCTGCCTGGTATCGCGGGTATCATCCTCTCCATCGGCATGGCGGTGGATGCGAACGTCCTCATCTACGAGCGTCTCCGCGAGGAGCAGGCCGCGGGCAAATCCCTGGCCGCCGCCCTCAACGGCGCCTACGAGAAGGCCTTCAGCGCCATCTTCGACGCGAACCTCACGACGCTCATTACCTCGGTCATCCTGTTCATTCAGGCCACCGGCTCGGTGAAGGGCTTCGCCGTCACGCTCACGCTCGGCATCATCGCCTCGATGTTTTCGGCGCTGCTCGTCACCCGCACGATCTTTCGCTGGTGGGTGGAAAAGGGCGGCTTGAAGAAGATCACGATGCTCGATCTCATTCCGAAGAAGTCCTTCGACTTTATTGGGAAACGCCGTCTCGCCATCAGCATCTCCGCGATCTTCATCGTCGGCTCATTCGTGGTCTTCGGCATTCGGGGCGCGAACAACTTTGGGATCGACTTCCGCGGAGGCGACCTGCTGTCCGTTACCTCCAAGGCTCCCGTCAGCATTCAGGATGCTCGCGTCGTCACCGATCAGCTCGGCCTCGGCGAGGCTGTCGTCATTCAGATGGAGCGCCAGGGCACCGCGAACCTGCTCACCTTCCGCAGCCCCGAAGGCACCGGCGAAAAAATCCTCGCCAGGCTGAAGGCTGATTACCCGGACCGGGGTATCGCCAGTGCGGGACAGGACACCGTCGGCGCCCGTATCGGCATGGAATTCGCGAAGCGCGCCGGCTGGGCCCTCGCCCTCGGCATGCTCGGCATTCTTGTCTACGTCACGATGCGGTTCGAATTTTCCTTCGCGCTCGGCGCCATCGTCGCCGTTTTGCACGACGTCATCATCACGATCGGTGTCTTTTCGCTCATCGGCGGAGAGCTCTCCCTCGTGATGGTCGGCGCGATCCTCACGATTGCCGGCTACTCGATCAACGACACCATCGTCGTGTTCGATCGCATCCGCGAGCGGCTCGCCGACGGGGCTGGCGGCAGCATTTCGCAACTGATGAACACCGCGATCAACGAGACCCTTGGCCGCACGATCCTCACCGGCGGCACCACGCTGCTCTCCGTGGGCGCGCTGTGGATCTTCGGCGGCGCCGTGCTGCGCGACTTCGCCTTCGCCATCTTCGCGGGCATCGTGATCGGCACGTATTCCTCGGTCTTCGTGGCCGCGCCGATCGTGCTCTGGTGGTCGCGTTTCCGCGGCAAGAGCATCCGCCGCGAAGTCCTCGATTCCGAGGCCGCCCGCCAGGTCCGCAACGCGGCCTGA
- the yajC gene encoding preprotein translocase subunit YajC — MNFTDLLLFAQAATPAPAGPAPSPIMQFVPLIFIFVIFYFLLIRPQQKKQKEHAKLVAGIQSGDAVVTSAGIHGVVTNVKDKTILVRVADNVKLEFDRAAIVTVSRDSEKSA, encoded by the coding sequence ATGAATTTCACCGATCTCCTTCTCTTCGCCCAAGCTGCCACGCCTGCGCCCGCCGGTCCCGCGCCGAGCCCCATCATGCAGTTCGTGCCGCTCATTTTCATCTTCGTCATCTTCTACTTCCTGCTCATCCGCCCGCAGCAGAAGAAGCAGAAGGAGCACGCCAAGCTCGTTGCCGGCATTCAGAGCGGCGACGCCGTCGTCACCAGCGCCGGCATTCATGGCGTCGTGACCAACGTGAAGGACAAGACCATCCTCGTGCGCGTCGCCGACAACGTGAAACTCGAGTTCGACCGCGCGGCGATCGTCACCGTCTCGCGCGACTCGGAAAAAAGCGCCTAA
- a CDS encoding chloride channel protein: MGWRPLAATASIGLSSGLVAVAFAAAASWIESNFLFDHANGSFGSFALTAFLLMTGGALVAGWLMHRFAPDAAGSGIPQVKVAYQRGAINFTWRLVLVKFVGGVLSIGTGSSLGREGPTVHMGAALASKIGAWFRESREGRLNAICAGSAAGLAAAFNSPLAGVTLVLEEIAGGQNQAKFAGRSLFAAALAVVIVYLMLGNHPALPLGWNVPLTWPVIWLSPVMALVAGMAGIVFQRGTLALRGWMKHAPIHPVFRPAAGAVIGCAAAVGAFGMTGQLGVFGLGEENLHDTLQNHIVWEVAAILLVAKIIATIFCYGTGGCGGIFAPLIFFGGMCGTVVYGLTPGAVGLTPSDQTMLSLVGMTACLCAVVRAPITSVLIVTEMTQQLDALPVLMVAAVVGAFLNRWLCLENLYDAALRQDGIHIDAK; encoded by the coding sequence TTGGGGTGGCGTCCGCTGGCTGCAACCGCCTCGATTGGGCTGAGCTCCGGGCTTGTGGCGGTCGCCTTCGCCGCGGCTGCGAGCTGGATCGAGAGCAACTTCCTGTTTGATCACGCGAATGGCTCCTTCGGCAGCTTTGCGCTGACGGCGTTCCTGCTGATGACGGGCGGCGCGCTCGTTGCCGGCTGGCTGATGCATCGCTTTGCGCCCGACGCCGCCGGGAGCGGCATTCCGCAGGTGAAGGTTGCCTACCAGCGAGGAGCGATCAATTTCACCTGGCGGCTCGTGCTCGTGAAATTCGTGGGCGGCGTGCTGTCGATCGGCACCGGCTCCAGCCTCGGCCGCGAAGGCCCGACCGTCCACATGGGCGCCGCACTGGCGAGCAAGATCGGGGCGTGGTTTCGCGAGTCCCGGGAAGGTCGCCTGAACGCCATTTGCGCCGGATCGGCGGCGGGTCTCGCAGCGGCGTTCAACAGTCCGCTGGCCGGCGTGACTCTCGTGCTCGAGGAAATTGCCGGCGGCCAGAATCAGGCGAAGTTCGCCGGCCGCTCGCTGTTTGCCGCCGCGCTGGCCGTGGTCATCGTCTATCTCATGCTCGGGAATCATCCCGCGCTGCCGCTGGGGTGGAACGTTCCGCTCACCTGGCCGGTCATCTGGCTTTCTCCGGTGATGGCGCTCGTCGCGGGCATGGCCGGCATCGTTTTTCAGCGCGGCACGCTCGCCCTGCGCGGGTGGATGAAACACGCGCCGATCCACCCGGTTTTCCGACCCGCGGCGGGCGCGGTGATCGGTTGCGCCGCGGCGGTGGGCGCCTTTGGAATGACCGGGCAGCTCGGCGTTTTCGGCCTTGGAGAGGAAAATCTTCACGACACTCTCCAGAATCACATCGTCTGGGAGGTGGCCGCCATCCTGCTCGTCGCCAAGATCATCGCCACCATCTTCTGCTATGGCACCGGCGGCTGCGGCGGCATCTTCGCCCCGCTGATCTTTTTCGGCGGAATGTGCGGCACGGTGGTCTACGGCCTGACGCCGGGAGCGGTCGGGCTCACGCCGTCGGATCAGACGATGCTTTCACTCGTCGGCATGACCGCCTGCCTGTGCGCCGTCGTCCGCGCGCCGATCACTTCCGTCCTGATCGTGACCGAGATGACCCAGCAGCTCGATGCGCTCCCGGTCCTGATGGTCGCCGCCGTGGTTGGGGCGTTTTTGAATCGCTGGCTCTGCCTCGAGAACCTCTACGATGCGGCGCTGCGGCAGGATGGCATCCACATCGACGCGAAATGA
- a CDS encoding AbrB/MazE/SpoVT family DNA-binding domain-containing protein has protein sequence MSTRRYMDVATAKLFQHGGSQAVRLPKEFRMPGRTVKLTRTANGILIQPDEDNRRRAQLFAAMEGSCPDFPDIAPLPPDLPRDPLM, from the coding sequence GTGTCTACACGTAGATACATGGACGTGGCGACGGCGAAGTTGTTTCAGCATGGCGGGTCGCAGGCCGTGCGGCTGCCGAAGGAATTTCGGATGCCCGGGCGGACCGTGAAGCTGACCCGGACTGCCAATGGCATCCTGATCCAGCCTGATGAAGATAACCGCCGCCGGGCCCAGCTCTTCGCGGCGATGGAGGGAAGTTGCCCCGATTTTCCGGATATCGCTCCGCTGCCGCCGGATCTTCCGCGGGACCCGCTGATGTGA
- a CDS encoding VOC family protein, which yields MTFLGLHHVAVICSDYARSKDFYTRVLGLAIVAETYRAGRDSYKLDLALPDGTEIELFSFPNPPPRPSRPEAQGLRHLAFAVSDLDATMAELVAHAVEIEPVRVDELTGRRYTFFADPDGLPLELVEMT from the coding sequence ATGACTTTCCTCGGCCTGCATCACGTCGCGGTGATCTGCTCGGACTACGCGCGCTCGAAGGATTTTTACACGCGCGTGCTGGGCCTCGCGATCGTAGCCGAAACGTATCGGGCAGGACGCGACTCCTACAAACTCGACCTCGCGCTGCCCGACGGCACCGAGATCGAGCTGTTCTCGTTTCCAAATCCGCCGCCGCGTCCGTCCCGGCCGGAGGCGCAGGGTCTGCGGCACCTGGCGTTTGCCGTGAGCGATCTCGATGCGACGATGGCGGAACTCGTCGCGCACGCCGTGGAGATCGAGCCGGTGCGCGTCGATGAACTCACCGGCCGGCGATACACGTTCTTCGCCGACCCGGATGGGCTGCCGCTCGAGCTGGTCGAGATGACGTAG
- a CDS encoding universal stress protein: protein MPGAYQNIGVASTFSPRFHAVLSEADRYASRLGSPLSVIHASAEHAEGIAKFFEALEKLGRAGNTGIIWSEAATPADAILSACARNGIDLLLAGALERQGDHRNFVGGVARELLERATCDLLLLPRPEEQGASCRRVAVDVDLKKPSVEFLNRACELATRLGATEMIFLGVVTPFDQARVPAGEGPLDEARLAGIVDGASGFSGDVDYRLLRSTTGFSLCDFLQDFGADLFVAGLRSVDGARRIPTRLDWLRQVIPTNVLLAGIEG from the coding sequence ATGCCCGGCGCATATCAGAACATCGGCGTCGCCTCGACCTTCTCGCCGCGCTTCCATGCGGTGCTGTCCGAGGCGGACCGCTATGCGAGCCGGCTCGGCAGTCCGCTCAGTGTGATTCACGCCTCCGCCGAGCACGCCGAGGGCATCGCGAAGTTTTTCGAGGCCCTGGAGAAGCTCGGTCGCGCGGGGAATACCGGCATTATCTGGTCGGAGGCCGCCACGCCCGCCGATGCCATCCTTTCCGCCTGCGCGCGCAATGGAATCGACCTCCTGCTCGCCGGTGCGCTCGAGCGGCAGGGCGACCATCGCAATTTCGTCGGTGGCGTCGCCCGGGAACTCCTCGAGCGCGCGACCTGCGATCTGTTGTTGCTGCCGAGACCCGAGGAGCAGGGCGCATCCTGCCGCCGCGTGGCCGTCGATGTGGATCTCAAAAAGCCGTCCGTCGAGTTTCTCAATCGCGCCTGCGAACTGGCTACCCGTCTCGGCGCGACGGAAATGATCTTCCTTGGTGTCGTCACCCCCTTCGACCAGGCGCGGGTTCCCGCCGGCGAGGGGCCGCTCGACGAGGCGCGACTGGCCGGCATCGTGGACGGCGCTTCCGGCTTCTCTGGTGACGTCGATTACCGCCTGCTGCGCTCGACCACCGGATTTTCGCTCTGCGATTTTCTGCAGGATTTCGGCGCGGATCTGTTCGTCGCCGGCCTGCGCAGCGTGGATGGCGCCCGCCGGATCCCGACGCGGCTGGACTGGCTGCGGCAGGTGATTCCCACAAACGTCCTGCTCGCGGGCATCGAAGGCTGA
- a CDS encoding 2-isopropylmalate synthase, with protein sequence MSDKVVIFDTTLRDGEQCPGASMNLREKMEVARQLGRLNVDVIEAGFPVISDGDFEAVRTIAEEVRGPIICGLARCVSRDIDAAGAAVKAAGERGRIHVFLATSAIHREFKLKKAEDEIIRMAVEGVKRAKGLVKDVEFSPEDASRTEPEFLARVVQAAIEAGATTVNIPDTVGYAVPEQYASLITYLRSNVRNIDDAIISVHCHDDLGLAVANSLAAIKAGARQVEGTFNGIGERAGNCALEEVVMAIRTRPDFFGGIHTNVVTREILKSSRLIARMSGLQVARSKAIVGENAFAHSSGIHQDGILKKRETYEIMDPEEVGWGGTELPLTKHSGRHAMASRLEHLGFKLTDAESDAVFVRFKEIGDKKKFVYDDDLSALVDDSIGSVGETYSLDYIHVTSGSTTVPTATVKLRKGDESFQDSSPGNGAVDAAMQAIDRIVDKHGTLASYQVEAVTQGRDSLGEVTVKIDFGDGQLVTGKGASTDVVEASARAYLNAINRSFALEQTATRRFESAGV encoded by the coding sequence ATGTCCGATAAAGTTGTGATTTTCGATACGACGCTGCGCGATGGCGAGCAATGCCCCGGCGCGTCGATGAACCTGCGTGAAAAGATGGAGGTCGCCCGCCAGCTGGGGCGCCTGAACGTCGATGTGATCGAGGCCGGCTTCCCGGTGATCAGCGACGGCGATTTCGAGGCCGTTCGCACGATTGCCGAGGAGGTCCGCGGTCCGATCATTTGCGGTCTCGCGCGTTGCGTGTCCAGGGACATCGACGCCGCGGGCGCGGCGGTGAAGGCCGCCGGCGAGCGCGGGCGCATCCACGTCTTCCTGGCCACGTCGGCGATCCATCGCGAGTTCAAGCTGAAGAAGGCTGAGGACGAAATCATTCGCATGGCCGTCGAGGGCGTGAAGCGTGCGAAGGGCCTGGTGAAGGACGTCGAATTCTCGCCCGAGGACGCCTCGCGCACCGAGCCGGAATTTCTGGCCCGCGTCGTGCAGGCCGCCATCGAGGCTGGCGCCACGACGGTCAACATCCCCGACACGGTCGGCTATGCGGTGCCCGAGCAATATGCCTCGCTGATCACGTATCTGCGCAGCAATGTCCGCAATATCGACGACGCGATCATCAGCGTGCACTGCCACGACGATCTGGGCCTGGCGGTGGCGAACTCGCTGGCCGCGATCAAGGCCGGCGCGCGGCAGGTCGAGGGCACGTTCAACGGCATCGGCGAGCGCGCGGGCAACTGCGCGCTGGAGGAAGTCGTCATGGCGATCAGGACGCGGCCGGATTTCTTCGGCGGCATCCACACCAATGTCGTGACGCGTGAGATCCTGAAGTCGTCGCGCCTGATTGCGCGGATGAGCGGCCTGCAGGTCGCCCGCAGCAAGGCGATCGTCGGCGAGAATGCCTTCGCGCACAGCTCGGGCATTCACCAGGACGGCATCCTGAAGAAGCGCGAGACCTACGAGATCATGGATCCCGAGGAGGTCGGCTGGGGCGGCACGGAATTGCCGCTGACGAAGCACTCCGGCCGCCACGCGATGGCTTCGCGCCTGGAGCATCTGGGCTTCAAGCTGACTGACGCCGAGAGCGACGCCGTGTTCGTGCGCTTCAAGGAAATCGGCGACAAGAAGAAGTTCGTTTACGACGACGACCTGAGCGCGCTGGTGGACGATTCGATCGGCAGCGTCGGCGAGACCTATTCGCTCGATTACATCCACGTCACGAGCGGTTCCACGACCGTGCCGACGGCAACGGTGAAATTGCGGAAGGGCGACGAGAGCTTCCAGGATTCCAGCCCGGGCAATGGTGCGGTGGATGCCGCGATGCAGGCGATCGATCGCATCGTGGACAAGCACGGCACGCTGGCTTCGTATCAGGTGGAGGCCGTCACGCAGGGCCGCGATTCGCTGGGCGAGGTGACCGTGAAAATCGATTTCGGCGACGGCCAGCTCGTGACCGGCAAGGGGGCGAGCACCGACGTCGTCGAGGCGAGCGCCCGCGCTTATCTGAACGCGATCAATCGCTCGTTCGCCTTGGAACAAACCGCCACGCGGCGTTTCGAATCGGCAGGTGTCTAG
- a CDS encoding NUDIX domain-containing protein: MKRLALALLGGSLLVVDWASAQAASHPAGIILYTETPAGVELLLADHASPSERGWATFGGQAEAGETIAETAARETEEETHGYFKRAALLAQIKDRKPIFDGPFAFFFVKVDRVPVEKLAASSIPANNPAYAERGPYAWVPYAEVARYLSGESAFPFHLPSRYLPATRNTDWLWPVALHNLLAASEANALPWKAAKPAAAASPHP; encoded by the coding sequence ATGAAGCGACTGGCGCTTGCCCTGCTGGGAGGAAGTCTTTTGGTCGTCGATTGGGCGTCCGCGCAGGCGGCCTCCCACCCGGCAGGAATCATTCTCTACACGGAAACGCCTGCCGGCGTGGAGTTGCTCCTCGCGGACCACGCTTCGCCCTCGGAGCGGGGATGGGCGACCTTCGGCGGGCAGGCAGAAGCGGGTGAAACCATCGCCGAAACCGCCGCCCGCGAGACCGAGGAGGAAACGCACGGCTACTTCAAGCGCGCCGCCCTGCTTGCACAGATCAAGGATCGCAAGCCGATCTTCGACGGACCGTTTGCCTTCTTCTTCGTAAAGGTCGACCGCGTGCCGGTCGAGAAACTCGCGGCGTCATCGATTCCGGCGAACAATCCCGCCTACGCCGAGCGCGGCCCGTATGCGTGGGTGCCCTATGCCGAAGTTGCCCGCTATCTGAGCGGCGAGTCGGCCTTCCCGTTCCACCTGCCGTCCCGCTATCTGCCCGCCACGCGAAACACCGACTGGCTCTGGCCCGTGGCGCTCCATAACCTCCTCGCGGCCAGCGAGGCGAACGCCCTGCCCTGGAAGGCGGCGAAGCCCGCCGCCGCAGCCTCTCCTCATCCCTGA
- a CDS encoding PIN domain-containing protein, protein MIYFPDTNAFSAHLRGTSPALSTRMVEALEAGELRFSIVVFLELAYGARKAELAGEKRPAARVAKLRDVLPIEPLTESVAAHYARIRTALERDGRLIGGMDLLIGAHALALEATVVTANVGEFSRVAGLKVENWQAAA, encoded by the coding sequence GTGATTTATTTTCCCGACACGAATGCGTTCTCCGCGCACTTGCGCGGGACCAGCCCGGCGCTGTCGACGCGCATGGTGGAGGCTCTGGAGGCGGGGGAGTTGCGGTTCTCGATCGTCGTTTTCCTCGAGCTGGCGTATGGCGCGCGCAAGGCGGAACTCGCGGGCGAGAAACGCCCCGCGGCGAGGGTGGCGAAATTGCGGGACGTGCTGCCCATCGAGCCGCTCACGGAATCCGTTGCTGCGCACTACGCGCGAATCCGGACGGCGCTGGAGCGGGATGGTCGGCTGATTGGCGGAATGGATTTGCTGATCGGGGCGCACGCCCTGGCGCTCGAGGCGACGGTCGTCACGGCGAACGTCGGTGAGTTTTCCCGCGTGGCCGGTTTGAAGGTCGAGAATTGGCAGGCGGCGGCGTGA
- a CDS encoding class I SAM-dependent methyltransferase yields MDPRQTAAHYDQIAGWIQQSTSPTYGLAALRRALAFTAGSGVALDVGCGPTGRFLTVLEEAGFAVEGLDASAEMLALARTRNAGATFHHADICEWDFPRAFDVITAWDSIFHLPLDRQEPVLRKLCAGLAPGGVLLFTCGGGPPGEISGEMQGLRFDYSTLGPERNVAILAEEGCLVRHLDFDQWPEGHVVIIAQRPA; encoded by the coding sequence ATGGATCCTCGCCAGACCGCGGCTCACTACGACCAGATCGCTGGCTGGATCCAGCAAAGCACCAGTCCGACCTACGGCCTCGCGGCGCTGCGGCGCGCCCTTGCATTCACCGCCGGCTCCGGCGTCGCTCTCGATGTCGGTTGCGGCCCGACCGGCCGCTTCCTCACGGTTCTCGAGGAGGCGGGTTTTGCGGTCGAGGGCCTCGATGCGTCCGCCGAAATGCTCGCTCTCGCGCGCACGCGAAACGCCGGGGCAACTTTCCACCACGCCGACATCTGCGAGTGGGACTTCCCCCGGGCCTTCGATGTCATCACCGCCTGGGACAGCATCTTCCATCTGCCGCTCGACCGGCAGGAACCCGTGCTGCGAAAGCTGTGCGCGGGCCTCGCACCGGGCGGAGTGCTTCTCTTTACCTGCGGCGGCGGGCCGCCCGGCGAAATCTCCGGCGAGATGCAGGGGCTGCGCTTCGATTACAGCACGCTCGGTCCGGAACGGAATGTCGCCATCCTCGCCGAGGAAGGCTGCCTTGTTCGGCATCTCGATTTCGATCAATGGCCGGAGGGCCACGTCGTCATTATCGCCCAGCGGCCGGCTTGA
- a CDS encoding HXXEE domain-containing protein has translation MLAREWSLALVLVYLQLPIYMLHQLEEHDGDRFRLFVNEVLGKGREVLSKTAVFVINIPGVWGVNLVSILLAAFVNLGYGLIGIYLPLVNAVAHIGQGLALRRYNPGLLTSVVLFLPAGIAGVWAVTAAGHGGWLYQVIGLGSAIVIHAGIMIYAARQLRR, from the coding sequence GTGCTGGCCCGCGAATGGTCTCTCGCCCTCGTGCTCGTCTATCTGCAGCTGCCGATCTACATGCTTCACCAACTCGAGGAGCACGATGGCGACCGCTTCCGGCTCTTTGTCAACGAGGTGCTCGGGAAGGGCCGCGAAGTGCTCTCGAAGACGGCGGTCTTCGTCATCAACATCCCCGGCGTGTGGGGCGTGAATCTTGTCTCCATCCTCCTCGCGGCGTTCGTGAACCTCGGCTACGGCCTCATCGGAATCTATCTGCCGCTGGTCAATGCCGTCGCTCACATCGGTCAGGGACTGGCTCTTCGGCGCTACAATCCCGGCCTCCTGACGTCGGTAGTGCTGTTCCTGCCGGCGGGAATTGCCGGAGTCTGGGCGGTCACCGCCGCCGGGCATGGAGGCTGGCTTTATCAGGTAATCGGTCTCGGGAGCGCGATCGTCATTCACGCGGGGATCATGATCTACGCTGCCCGCCAGTTGCGTCGCTGA